The genomic stretch CGTCGTCTTCATCAGATGCTGCGGCACACCATCGACTAGGAGTTGCTCGCATGACCGAGCTCGGCACTTTGCCCATCGCTGTCATCGGCGCCGGACCCGTCGGCCTGGCCACCGCCGCTCACCTGGCCGAACGTGGCCTGCCGTTCGTGGTCCTCGAATCCGGCGAGCAGCCGGCCGCGGCCGTACGTTCCTGGGGTCACGTCCGGCTGTTCTCGCCCTGGCGTTACAACATCGACGCCGCCGCGGCCCGCCTGCTCGCCGACGCCGGATGGGTGCGTCCCGACAATGACAAGCTGCCGACCGGCGAGCAGTTGGCCGCTGACTACCTGCAGCCGTTGGCCGACCTGCCCGCGCTCAAGCCGCACGTCCGCTACCGCGCGCGGGTCGCCGCCATCACCCGGCTGGGCCTCGATCGGCTGCGCAGCACCGGCCGCGAGGAGACCCCGTTCCTGATCCGCCTGGCCGACGGCGAAGACGTCCTGGCCCGCGCGGTCGTCGACGCCTCCGGCACCTGGAGCACCCCGAACGTGCTGGGGGCCTCCGGGATCCCCGCCCACGGCGAAGCCGAAGCCGCGGCGTACGTGGAAACCGCTCTTCCCGACGTGCTCGGACGGGACCGGGAGCGTTTCGAGGGCCGCCGGATTCTGGTCGTCGGGTCCGGGCATTCCGCGGCCAACACGTTGCTGTTGCTGGCCGGCCTGCCCGGCACCGCCGTGACATGGGCGATCCGCGCCACGTCGCCGGCCCGTACGTACGGCGGCGAATCCGCTGACGCGCTGCCCGCCCGCGGCGCCCTGGGGTCCCGGCTGCGCGAGCACGTCGAGTCCGGCGCGATCGCCCTGCTCACCGGGTTCAACGTCCAGAAACTGACCGCCAACGGCGACAGCGTCGAGGTGTCCGACGGCGCCCGCGCGATCACCGTCGACCGGATAGTGTCAGCCACCGGCTTCCGCCCCGACCACACCGTCGCCGCGGAACTGCGTCTCGACCTCGACCCGATCATGGGCTCTACCCGTGCCCTCGCGCCGCTGATCGACCCGAACCAGCACTCCTGCGGCACCGTTCCGCCGCACGGGGTCGACGAGCTCACCCACCCGGAGGCCGGCTACTACGCGATCGGTTCCAAGTCGTACGGGCGCGCGCCGACGTTCCTGATGGCCACCGGCTACGAGCAGGCCCGTTCGGTGGTGGCGGCGCTGGCCGGCGACTGGGCGGCCGCCCGGGACGTACAGCTCGACCTGCCCGAGACGGGGGTCTGCTCGAGCAACGTGCCGCTGGACGCCGACACCATCGAAGCCGAGGAGGGCGGCTGCTGCGGCACTCCGGCAGCCGTGACCGAGCCGGCCGGACGAGGACTGGCGACCGGCATCGAGGGCGGGCTGCTCCGTGCCCCACTCGCCGTGATCGGTGCGCCGGCCAAGTCCGGCGAGCGGGCCGGTGGCTGCTGCGGCTGACGTGACGTCCAGCAGCACGGTGGCCGCCGACCGGAATGGCGGCGGCCACCGGAGCCGTGCCGGTGCGATCGTCGCCGCCCTGGCGGTCACCCAGACAGTCGGCTACGGCACCCTCTACTACGCCTTCGCCGTCCTCCTCGTCCCCCTCGCCACCGAACTGGACGCCTCCACCACCGCGGTCACCGGCAGCTTCACCGCCAACGTCCTCGCCTCCGCTGCCGTGGCCATCCCCGTCGGCCGCCTGCTCGACCGGCACGGCGGCCGCGCGCTCATGACCGCCGGATCCGTCGGCGGCGCCGTACTGCTGATCGTCTGGTCCCAGGTGGACAGCCTGTGGCAGCTCTACGCCGTGCAGATCGGTATCGGCCTCGCGTCGGCAGCCTGTTTGTACGAAGCGGCCTTCGCCGTCATCATCGCCTGGCACAGCGCCCGGCGACGCTCCTCGGCGCTGCTTGCCCTGACCGTGGTCGCCGGGTTCGCCAGCACGATCTTCATGCCGCTGACCGGCTGGCTCATCGAGCAACACGGCTGGCGGAGCACACTGCTGATCCTCGCCGCCATCCAGGCCGTCCTCACGGTCCCGCTGCACGCGATGGTCGTTCGGCCCGCTCCGTCCGTACCCCGAACACCTCCCGAAGCCGAAGACGACCAGCCCGTACGGCTGAAGGCGGTTCTCACCGATCGCGGCTTCTGGCTTCTCGGCGTCAGCTTCACCGCCCACACCGCAGCTGTCGCCGCCGTCGGCGTTCTCCTTGTCGCCGCGCTCATCGCCTGGGGTCACTCAGCCGCGTTCGCCGCCACCACCGCCGGCCTGTTCGGCGTCCTGTCAGTGGCCGGTCGACTGGTCTCCACCGGCCTGCAACGCCGATTTCGCACCACCAGGGTGGTCGCCACCATCTTCATCCTGCAAGGCACAGGCGCAGCCGCGCTCGCGTGGTTCGGGCGGGACGCGACCGCCGCGATCATCGCGATCATCGGTTTCGGGCTCGGCTTCGGGGTGGGCAGCATCGCCAAGCCGTTCCTGCTCGCCGAGCGTTACGACACCCGACGCTATGCCACGATCGCCGGGATCCTTGTCGTCCCGACGACCGTCGCCAAGGCCGTGGCCCCTCTGGCCGCCGCGGCCCTGCACACGGCAACCGGTGGCTACACGAGCGTCTTCCTCACGACCACGGCGGTCTGCGTGATCGCCGCCGCGGCTCTCCTCGGCATACCCGCCACACGTCCCGGACACTGAGATCAGGATGTCGGGTATGGGTGCCGCCGGGCCGGGATCAGCCGGCGACCGGCTCCGGGTGGAAGTGGACCTTGCCGTTACCGCTCGTTTCGCCTGCTCGATGGAGGCCCGCATCCGGGCGCCCAAGGGATTGGTGGTCTGGTCTGCCCCGCCCGTTCCTGACCTCGGGTATTGACGAAGATCGGTGCGGAAAACATACTCCGGGGGCCACATGGGCACATCACGGGGAGGCACTACATGCGGCGTCACTTCACCCTGCGCAGAACCAGCGCTGTCCTGCTGCTGGCCGGGCTCGCCCTGGCCGTCCCGAACGCGGCCGCGGCCGCCGACGAGGACCCGCCGGTGCAGGCCTCTGTCGCCTCGGCACGGGCGACGATCGCCGGTTATCCGGTCTGGGCCCACTTCAACGATCCACGGACGGCCGGCGGCGACGACAACACCATTCATCTCGAGCTGGAACGGCTCATCAACAACGCGCCGACGGGCTCCACGATCCGCGGCACCATCCATTCGCTGAGCATCGACTCGGTTGCCAAGGCGTTGACCAACGCCGAGAACAACCGTCAGGTCAATGTCTACATCGTCATTGACGGCAAGAACCTCGACTCCACCGACAGCGGCGTGGCCGAGCTGAAGAAGTTGAAGAACCACAAATTCTGCACGTACGGCTCGGGGCGGGCCTGCATCAGCACCAGCGCTGACGGTGACATGCACACCAAGATGTTCACCTTCACCGCCACCAAGGACCCGAGCGGCGTCGACCGCACCAACGTCTCGTGGTTCGGCTCGGCCAACCTGACCTATCAGACCGGGCCGAGGTCGTTCAACAACACCATCACCGTGTACGGCGATGCCGCGCTGATGAACGGCCTGAACGCCAACTTCAACGACATGTACAACCGGCGCCACTATTCCGGGAACGACTACTACGACGCCGATTCCGGGCGCGGCTACTACCAGGCGGCCGCGGCCGACGCGTACGCCTCGCCGGAGGCCGACGGCCAGACCGACACGATCAACACGCGGCTCAACGACGCCACCCCGGACGCGGACTGCCGGCTGCGGATCGGCATGTCGTTCGTCACCGCGGGCCGGCCCCGCATCACCAGCCTGGTCAAGCGGTTCGCGAATGCCGGCTGCAAGGTCTGGATCGTCGTGGGCTCCACCGACGCCAAAGAGATCAACATGACGAAGAGCGTCTACACCGAGCTCCTCGACGCGGGCGTGAAGATCCGCCGGATGGACATGGTGCACGACAAGTTCTTCGCCCTGTACGCCAAGTTCGGCTCGGCCTACCAGTACCGCGTCTACACCGGCTCGCAGAACTGGAGCCAGGACGCGCTCAGCGAGAACGAGGAGATCTTCGTCAAGATGGCGCCCGAGTCGGGCTCCACGCACCCGCTGTACGACGGTTTCTACGCGCACTTCAACGACGCCTACAACTACGGCGTCACGTGCACCACGTCGAACTACCCGTGTAAGAGCTGACATCGTCCGCCGGGGCCGTTTCCTCCTTTTCCCGGCCCCGGCGGACGATCCACAAAGGCAACACCGGCGTCCGTTCGAACGAAGGCTTCCGGCCGCGCTGTTCGCTACAAATGGTCGACCTCACCGATCGGAAAAGGACCTCCATGCGAAAGCTCTTCGTTTCCCTGGCCGTCACGGCCACAGTGTTCGGAATCGGCGCGGCCCCGGCCGAGGCCGCGACGAAGCCGGTGCTTTTCACCTACGTCTACGTCGACTCGCCGGGCAAGGACGACCGGAGCGCCGCGAGCCTCAACAAGGAGTACTTCCGGATCACCAACCAGCTCAACCGCCCGGTCGGCCTCAAGGACTGGTCGGTCAAGGACGCCGCGGGCAAGGTGTTCCGGTTCGGCAACGTCACGCTGCCGAAGAAGGGCTCGTTCATCGTGCACACCGGCAAGGGCACGCAGGGCAAGCCGGCCGGCCACTTCTACTGGGGCTCGGGCAACTACATCTGGAACAACACCGGCGACACCGCCACGCTGCGCAGCCCGTCGGGCGCGACGATGGACACCTGCAAGTGGAAGAAGGTCGTCACCACCAAGTGCTGACGGGACGTCATCGCAGGCCGCCGAGGAGCGCGGCCAGCGCGGCGTCCGAGGCGTCCAGGGCAGCGCGGTCGTACGTGCTGCCCGCGGCGACCAGCTCGGCTGCCCCCGTACGGTCGAACAGCTCGGCCAGGCGGCTCTCGACCTGGGCCGGCGTGCCCGCGATCGCCGCCGCGACGGTCTGCTCGACGTACTGCTGCTGACGTGCCGTCTTGGCAGCTTTCCGCGCGACGTCCACCGGTTCCAGTGGCGGGAAGACCCCGGTCGTACGGCTTTGGGCCATCGCCCACGCCTCGGGGAGCAGCAGCTCGGCGGCCTCCTCGGCGGTGCCGGCGACCAGCACGTCGAGGCTGATCGACACCCGCGGCTCGGGCTGCTGAACCGACGGCCGGAAAGCCTGCCGATAGCCGGCCAGCGCCTCCAGCCCGGGGGCCGGATCACCGCCGACACCCAGGATCGGCCCGCCGACGATCACCGGCAGCCCGAGTTCCGCCGCGACCCGCAGCCCGCTGCCGGTGGCGAGCACGTGCAACGGCACCGCACCCTCCGGCCGTGGATGCAGACCGACCTCCGAGGTGCCGTCGAGGAAACCCCGCAACTCGACGAGGTCGGCGGTGAAATCCCGGTCGACCTGACGTAACGCGCGGCGTACCGGCGGGGTGAACCCGGGCGATCGGCCCAGGCCCAGGTCGACCCGGCCGGGCGCGAAGGCCGACAGGGTGGCGAACTGCTCCGCCACCACCAGCGGCTGGTGGTGCGGCAACATCACCCCGGCCGACCCGATCCGCACGGTGGACGTCGCCCCGGCAACAGCGGTCAGAAGCACTGCCGGGGCGGCGCCGGCAATCCCGGGGACGCCGTGGTGCTCGGCTACCCAAAATCGGTCATACCCCAGCTGCTCGGCCCTCGCCGCGCGGGCGACCGAGCCGCGGAGCGCTTCCGGCTCGGGTTCACCGGCCCGGGTCCGCGACCGGTCCAGCAGCGACACGCGGTTGATCACCCTCAGTACAGCGTCGCCCTGCTGGGGCTTGTTCCCGGGACTACTTTTGAGGCTCGTGCAACTTTTGGGACCGGTGGCGCCGTTCTACCTCCGCCATAAAGGAGGCAGTCGACTTGAAAGCCGAAGACGAGCAGGCGTTCCGCGAGTTCGTGACGTTCCAGCTGCCCCAACTGCGGAAGCTGGCGTACATGACCTGCGGGGATTGGCACACGGCGGAGGATGCCGTGGCCAACGTGCTGGCGAAGCTCTATCCGCGCTGGCGCAAGCTGGAACGGCCCGACCTGTACGCCAAGACGATGGTGTACCGCGCAGCGATCGACGAGACACGCAAACCGTGGCGCCGCGAACGGGCCTCCGGTGATGCCATGCCGGACGTCGCGCACCGGGATCCGGCCGGCGCGGCCGACATGCGGCTGCGGCTGCGGGACGCGCTCGGCGCGGTGCCGCCCCGCCAGCGTGCGGCGGTCTTCCTCCGGCACTACCTCGGCCTGAGTCTCGAGGAGACGGCCGGGGTGCTCGACTGCAACGTCGGAACGGCGAAGAGCCAGACCTCACGCGGCCTGGCCAAGCTGCGCGAACTGCTCGCCGCCGACCGCATCAACCTCACCGGGGAAGCGATAGAGGAGTGGACCAATGCAGTTGCATGAATTCGTGGACACGGTGACGGCCGACGAACCGCCCCTGTCGCGCAGCGCGGACGACATCATCCGGGCGGGCCGCCGGGCTCAGCGGCGCCGCCGGGCCGGGTTCGCCTCGGCCGGCGCGGCCGGTCTCGTCGCCGTCGTGGTGGCGGGCTCGTTCGCGCTGTCGTCATCGTCGGGCAGCGAGCGCAAGACGCCCGGCACCGCCGCTCCGGCCGCGCCGGCCAAGGCCGCCACCTGGACCGACGCGCCGCCGTTCAGCTTCACGTTCCAGGGTTTCGACGCCGGCAAGTTCCACGTGCAGGACCCGATCGTGACGTCCACGGCGTACCAGATCGCCTCGGTCTACATGGACGGCGCGGAGTCCAACGACAAGCCCTCGACCGACGACGGCGAGGAGGCCAAGTCGCGCGAGGAAATGCTGCAGCGCAAGCGGAACGCGAAGCCCTCGCTGTACGCGTACCTGACCCTGTACCGGCCGGGCGCC from Paractinoplanes brasiliensis encodes the following:
- a CDS encoding MFS transporter, which encodes MAAAADVTSSSTVAADRNGGGHRSRAGAIVAALAVTQTVGYGTLYYAFAVLLVPLATELDASTTAVTGSFTANVLASAAVAIPVGRLLDRHGGRALMTAGSVGGAVLLIVWSQVDSLWQLYAVQIGIGLASAACLYEAAFAVIIAWHSARRRSSALLALTVVAGFASTIFMPLTGWLIEQHGWRSTLLILAAIQAVLTVPLHAMVVRPAPSVPRTPPEAEDDQPVRLKAVLTDRGFWLLGVSFTAHTAAVAAVGVLLVAALIAWGHSAAFAATTAGLFGVLSVAGRLVSTGLQRRFRTTRVVATIFILQGTGAAALAWFGRDATAAIIAIIGFGLGFGVGSIAKPFLLAERYDTRRYATIAGILVVPTTVAKAVAPLAAAALHTATGGYTSVFLTTTAVCVIAAAALLGIPATRPGH
- a CDS encoding FAD-dependent oxidoreductase, whose translation is MTELGTLPIAVIGAGPVGLATAAHLAERGLPFVVLESGEQPAAAVRSWGHVRLFSPWRYNIDAAAARLLADAGWVRPDNDKLPTGEQLAADYLQPLADLPALKPHVRYRARVAAITRLGLDRLRSTGREETPFLIRLADGEDVLARAVVDASGTWSTPNVLGASGIPAHGEAEAAAYVETALPDVLGRDRERFEGRRILVVGSGHSAANTLLLLAGLPGTAVTWAIRATSPARTYGGESADALPARGALGSRLREHVESGAIALLTGFNVQKLTANGDSVEVSDGARAITVDRIVSATGFRPDHTVAAELRLDLDPIMGSTRALAPLIDPNQHSCGTVPPHGVDELTHPEAGYYAIGSKSYGRAPTFLMATGYEQARSVVAALAGDWAAARDVQLDLPETGVCSSNVPLDADTIEAEEGGCCGTPAAVTEPAGRGLATGIEGGLLRAPLAVIGAPAKSGERAGGCCG
- a CDS encoding phospholipase D-like domain-containing protein; its protein translation is MRRHFTLRRTSAVLLLAGLALAVPNAAAAADEDPPVQASVASARATIAGYPVWAHFNDPRTAGGDDNTIHLELERLINNAPTGSTIRGTIHSLSIDSVAKALTNAENNRQVNVYIVIDGKNLDSTDSGVAELKKLKNHKFCTYGSGRACISTSADGDMHTKMFTFTATKDPSGVDRTNVSWFGSANLTYQTGPRSFNNTITVYGDAALMNGLNANFNDMYNRRHYSGNDYYDADSGRGYYQAAAADAYASPEADGQTDTINTRLNDATPDADCRLRIGMSFVTAGRPRITSLVKRFANAGCKVWIVVGSTDAKEINMTKSVYTELLDAGVKIRRMDMVHDKFFALYAKFGSAYQYRVYTGSQNWSQDALSENEEIFVKMAPESGSTHPLYDGFYAHFNDAYNYGVTCTTSNYPCKS
- a CDS encoding MsnO8 family LLM class oxidoreductase → MSLLDRSRTRAGEPEPEALRGSVARAARAEQLGYDRFWVAEHHGVPGIAGAAPAVLLTAVAGATSTVRIGSAGVMLPHHQPLVVAEQFATLSAFAPGRVDLGLGRSPGFTPPVRRALRQVDRDFTADLVELRGFLDGTSEVGLHPRPEGAVPLHVLATGSGLRVAAELGLPVIVGGPILGVGGDPAPGLEALAGYRQAFRPSVQQPEPRVSISLDVLVAGTAEEAAELLLPEAWAMAQSRTTGVFPPLEPVDVARKAAKTARQQQYVEQTVAAAIAGTPAQVESRLAELFDRTGAAELVAAGSTYDRAALDASDAALAALLGGLR
- a CDS encoding lamin tail domain-containing protein, translating into MRKLFVSLAVTATVFGIGAAPAEAATKPVLFTYVYVDSPGKDDRSAASLNKEYFRITNQLNRPVGLKDWSVKDAAGKVFRFGNVTLPKKGSFIVHTGKGTQGKPAGHFYWGSGNYIWNNTGDTATLRSPSGATMDTCKWKKVVTTKC
- a CDS encoding SigE family RNA polymerase sigma factor; this translates as MKAEDEQAFREFVTFQLPQLRKLAYMTCGDWHTAEDAVANVLAKLYPRWRKLERPDLYAKTMVYRAAIDETRKPWRRERASGDAMPDVAHRDPAGAADMRLRLRDALGAVPPRQRAAVFLRHYLGLSLEETAGVLDCNVGTAKSQTSRGLAKLRELLAADRINLTGEAIEEWTNAVA